One window of the Epinephelus moara isolate mb chromosome 24, YSFRI_EMoa_1.0, whole genome shotgun sequence genome contains the following:
- the setd5 gene encoding histone-lysine N-methyltransferase SETD5 isoform X2 has translation MSIVIALGVTTPETSYSDMAAGSDPESVEASPAVNEKNYNNHSCGSAQSHGYRGLPYADHNYGAPPPPTPPASPLSQTIIPRMDLNGMVRGARYHETTEDNSADSDSSSEEDGAVASWCHCSLTPDGLLIKCDNCRGLDRRKGAKGQHRKTENVSAGESSATESGDEEVSPSTISYTATQHTPTSIKLTVNRVKRSKSKKRKKSTEKARGTPKGKKVKAFREGSRKSMRMKNSTTEASVLDENTAEGWESRIRQWTDQYEEALANQYSADIQTLLQLHRAASTTVSKAESGTATPPSTTQIHASVDAMDTINRTELACNNTVLGSQMQLQLGRVTRVQKHRKILRAAKNLEADTLIIEYRGKVMLKQQFEVNGHFFKKPYPFVLFYSKFNDVEMCVDARTFGNDARFIRRSCTPNAEVRHMIAEGMIHLCIYAVSQITKDAEVTIGFDYEFNSCNYKVDCACHKGNQNCPVQKHNLSPRESLLSTPSLPPPSPLVGAETRRRKARRRELESCHTGDSNQTLDQHQEAKELQGTSDTEERLLDELKVEEGEEGEVDENGVAISSKRNCNSLERRRRRVGGAEVKEEGVESEDGAGNPSGNTPIPHNTGVGVSTRRTTYVMEAPSIEEKTSLPNLPAPIAPPKPARPTKPRPKSRISRYRSSSSQRARRQRQALAQQAAAAAAAAAMAATPSSADQGASLDEEGSQGPYGAEHGHGESGPGGHLLEGEGQGLNCINRGNMRYPKTKKYLVTEWLNDKVPGGEKVHQEVPVERPLRITTDPTVLATTLNMLPGLSHSSLICTTPRHYVRFGSPFNPERRRPRPLQMDGTYGCYKKRWIKQVEDESCSASVEDGTESTSSQQSTSSRSTPNPLSSEINAPFKKRRSKYMPETTPVPSDHLLRPLSPITPPLPEDSLHPPFHTPCGSLLPNGLAYSPMPSLPASRCNTPLQFENISSPEASPVHRPESISPEPCLQTDFDIPRPQFPDLSLPSSLESPVAVTSDDFSLPGGPSGHDSQGTSSVGTSSLNPVSCPSSDLTSQNREQAFRTEFNLIYTCSPLNANLGNPVATERHLSQSEGGFSPAESFHSSISGQGLLGDVGPGSMSPYGEPHYGGGYPDSGTPPHTSNPPQKKKRANQHTISLLTGKPDYQAIAVRSEYKPVQNMVSLLEYRKRKQGSGRDSEPAASSSSLSGTPTRPGSHYSQDSHHPHCHQQMQPQVSPHSSFSSSVHSSSIPQIEEVSPPDHQGSSAHSRRQDNNNQWMVPTTVERLREGQGVRERVLRSIKMERIYKRSDGSTEKESDADRYEMQAVSMASPMKSPHRYSPSVYSHQSSESHRQTDSPSFLQQTSNSPFRGNYSPSSGQSFYPRLSTSHPGVSQDHPPSSYHSHTPTSTSSSDSRPSAGSLHQQSGSSNVDGGHGYSSSHLKASLLNSSGLAGTPNPGPRAHEQTKIDLGAQASRGGQQQASHSLKSGSPGQVALQAGSRLLSATGPTHYPQRGTSLSQFQHSPLQGPGVRTQSGSF, from the exons ATGAGCATAGTAATCGCGCTGGGAGTCACCACACCTGAAACGTCTTACTCAGATATGGCTGCTGGATCAGA ccctgagTCAGTTGAAGCAAGCCCTGCCGTGAATGAAAAAAACTACAACAACCACAGCTGTGGGAGCGCACAGAGTCATGGGTATCGGGGACTACCATATGCT GATCACAACTATGGCGCGCCCCCTCCCCCTACCCCACCCGCCTCCCCGCTTTCCCAAACCATCATTCCCCGCATGGATCTCAATGGCATGGTACGTGGCGCCCGCTATCACGAAACTACTGAGGACAACTCAGCCGACAGCGACAGCTCCTCAGAGGAGGACGGGGCTGTGGCCAGCTGGTGTCACTGCAGCCTGACGCCGGATGGCCTGCTCATCAAATGCGACAATTGCAG GGGACTTGACAGGAGGAAAGGAGCAAAAGGCCAAcatagaaaaacagaaaatgtctcAG CTGGAGAGAGCAGCGCCACCGAGAGTGGTGACGAAGAGGTGTCTCCTTCCACCATCTCTTACACCGCCACCCAGCATACACCCACCAGCATCAAACTCACTGTCAACCGGGTTAAAAGAAGCAAAtccaaaaagagaaagaagagcaCAGAGAAGGCTCGTGGAACACCGAAGGGCAAGAAAGTCAAG GCTTTCAGAGAGGGTTCTAGGAAGTCCATGAGGATGAAG AACTCAACAACAGAGGCGAGCGTGTTGGATGAGAACACAGCAGAGGGATGGGAGAGCAGGATCCGCCAGTGGACGGACCAGTATGAGGAGGCTCTAGCCAACCAGTACAGCGCTGACATCCAGACACTCCTCCAGCTTCACCGTGCTGCCAGCACCACCGTCTCAAAGGCAGAGAGCGGCACTGCAACGCCTCCTTCCACCACACAGATCCACGCCTCAGTCGATGCCATGGACACCATCAACCGCACTGAGTTGGCCTGTAACAACACAGTGCTGGGCTCACAGATGCAG CTCCAGTTGGGGCGGGTAACGCGGGTGCAGAAACACAGGAAGATCCTCCGAGCAGCTAAGAACTTGGAGGCAGACACACTCATCATTGAATATCGGGGAAAGGTCATGCTCAAACAACAGTTTGAAGTCAACGGGCATTTCTTCAAAAA ACCCTACCCGTTTGTGCTGTTCTACTCAAAGTTTAATGATGTAGAAATGTGTGTTGATGCGAGGACCTTTGGAAATGACGCCCGCTTCATCAGGAGGTCCTGTACACCCAATGCTGAG GTCCGACATATGATTGCTGAGGGCATGATCCATCTGTGTATCTACGCTGTTAGTCAAATCACAAAGGACGCTGAGGTCACCATTGGGTTTGACTACGAGTTCAATAGCTG TAATTACAAAGTGGACTGCGCCTGCCATAAGGGCAACCAGAACTGCCCGGTGCAGAAGCACAACCTGAGCCCCAGGGAGAGCTTACTCAGTACCCCCTCCCTGCcacccccctctcccctggtggGTGCTGAGACTCGACGGAGAAAAGCCCGCAGGAGAGAGCTGGAGAGCTGCCACACTGGTGACAGCAACCAGACCCTGGACCAGCACCAGGAGGCCAAAGAACTACAGGGGACCAGTGACacagag GAGAGACTGCTGGATGAGCTGAAggtggaagagggagaggaaggagaggtggATGAAAATGGTGTTGCCATCTCCAGTAAAAGA AATTGTAACAGCTTGGAAAGGAGGCGCAGGAGAGTTGGAGGAGcagaggtgaaggaggagggTGTTGAAAGTGAGGATGGGGCAGGAAACCCCTCTGGAAACACTCCCATACCCCACAACACTGGAGTGGGGGTCAGCACACGACGCACCACATATGTCATG GAAGCACCGTCTATTGAAGAAAAGACCTCATTACCCAACCTGCCTGCTCCAATTGCTCCCCCGAAACCTGCGCGACCTACCAAGCCTCGGCCCAAAAGTCGGATATCTCGCTACCGGTCAAGTTCATCCCAGCGTGCCCGGCGGCAGCGCCAAGCCCTCGcccagcaagcagcagcagctgctgcggCTGCAGCAATGGCAGCGACACCATCATCAGCTGATCAGGGCGCTTCTCTGGATGAAGAGGGATCTCAGGGCCCATATGGTGCTGAACATGGCCATGGAGAGAGTGGTCCAGGGGGTCATCTCCTAGAAGGAGAAGGCCAGGGTCTGAACTGCATAAATAGAGGCAACATGCGCTACCCCAAGACCAAGAAG TACCTGGTGACAGAGTGGTTGAATGACAAGGTCCCAGGAGGGGAGAAGGTCCACCAAGAGGTGCCCGTTGAGCGCCCACTGCGGATAACCACTGACCCAACGGTGCTGGCCACCACCCTCAACATGCTGCCAGGCCTCTCCCACTCATCGCTCATCTGCACCACACCCAGACACTACGTCCGCTTCGGTTCCCCCTTCAACCCTGAGAGACGCCGACCCCGTCCACTACAAATGGACGGCACTTATGGCTGCTACAAGAAG AGATGGATAAAGCAGGTGGAGGATGAGAGCTGTTCAGCCAGTGTGGAGGATGGCACAGAGTCCACCTCCTCCCAGCAAAGTACCAGTAGCAGATCCACCCCCAACCCCTTGTCCAGTG AAATCAACGCACCATTTAAGAAGCGCCGCTCCAAGTATATGCCAGAGACAACACCAGTACCCTCGGACCACCTGCTTCGCCCGCTGTCACCCATTACACCGCCGCTCCCAGAGGACTCCCTACACCCACCGTTCCACACACCCTGTGGCTCCTTGCTGCCCAACGGCTTGGCTTACTCCCCCATGCCCTCGCTGCCGGCCAGCCGCTGCAACACACCGCTGCAGTTTGAA AACATATCATCACCTGAGGCGTCTCCTGTTCACCGGCCGGAGTCCATCTCTCCTGAG CCATGTCTTCAGACAGACTTTGACATCCCTCGGCCTCAGTTCCCAGACCTGTCGCTCCCCTCTAGCTTGGAGAGTCCCGTGGCTGTGACCTCAGATGACTTTTCCCTTCCTGGAGGGCCTTCAGGCCACGATTCCCAGGGCACATCATCTGTAGGGACCAGTTCCCTAAACCCAGTGTCCTGTCCTTCCTCAGACCTAACCTCGCAGAACAGGGAGCAGGCCTTCAGGACAGAGTTCAACCTTATATACACCTGCTCGCCCCTCAACGCAAACTTGGGGAATCCCGTGGCCACCGAGCGCCACCTCTCCCAGTCAGAGGGTGGCTTTTCCCCAGCAGAGTCCTTCCACAGTTCCATAAGCGGCCAGGGACTGCTGGGAGATGTGGGCCCCGGCTCCATGTCACCCTATGGCGAGCCTCATTATGGGGGAGGCTACCCGGATAGTGGCACACCTCCTCACACCAGCAACCCACCACAAAAGAAGAAG AGGGCCAACCAGCATACCATTAGTCTGCTGACAGGGAAGCCAGATTACCAGGCTATAGCTGTAAGAAGTGAATACAAGCCAGTACAAAATATG GTGTCTCTGCTGGAGTATCGCAAGAGGAAGCAGGGCAGCGGTCGTGACTCGGAGCCAGCCGCTAGCAGCTCGTCTCTGAGTGGTACCCCCACACGGCCTGGCTCCCACTATAGCCAGGACTCCCACCATCCTCACTGCCATCAGCAGATGCAGCCCCAGGTTTCCCCACACAGCTCCTTCTCTTCCTCAGTACACTCATCCTCCATCCCACAGATAGAGGAGGTCAGTCCTCCAGACCACCAGGGCTCGTCGGCGCATTCCAGACGCCAGGACAACAACAATCAGTG GATGGTCCCCACTACTGTTGAACGTCTAAGGGAAGGCCAGGGGGTTCGGGAGCGAGTGCTAAGAAGCATCAAGATGGAGCGCATTTACAAGAGGAGTGATGGCTCTACAGAGAAGGAATCTG atGCAGATCGATATGAGATGCAAGCAGTGTCTATGGCTTCTCCCATGAAGAGTCCACACAGATACAGTCCCTCTGTTTACTCACACCAG TCATCAGAAAGCCACCGGCAGACCGACAGCCCATCGTTCCTCCAGCAAACCTCCAATTCTCCATTCCGGGGTAATTACAGTCCCTCATCAGGCCAGAGCTTCTACCCACGCCTCTCCACCTCTCATCCTGGAGTGTCCCAGGACCACCCTCCATCCTCCTACCACAGTCacacccccacctccacctcctcctcagacTCCAGGCCATCAGCGGGCTCTCTACACCAGCAGAGTGGCAGCAGTAACGTGGACGGAGGCCACGGCTACAGCAGCAGCCACTTAAAAGCAAGCCTTTTGAACAGCAGTGGCCTGGCGGGTACTCCCAACCCGGGACCGAGGGCCCACGAGCAGACTAAAATAGACTTGGGTGCCCAGGCCTCCAGAGGGGGTCAGCAGCAGGCATCTCACAGCCTGAAGTCGGGCAGCCCGGGCCAGGTGGCGCTGCAGGCCGGCTCCAGGCTGCTGTCGGCCACCGGACCGACACACTACCCACAAAGAGGGACAAGCCTCAGTCAGTTCCAGCACTCCCCTCTTCAGGGACCCGGAGTAAGGACACAGTCAGGAAGCTTTTAG
- the setd5 gene encoding histone-lysine N-methyltransferase SETD5 isoform X1: MSIVIALGVTTPETSYSDMAAGSDPESVEASPAVNEKNYNNHSCGSAQSHGYRGLPYAMQQSSVVCCQDHNYGAPPPPTPPASPLSQTIIPRMDLNGMVRGARYHETTEDNSADSDSSSEEDGAVASWCHCSLTPDGLLIKCDNCRGLDRRKGAKGQHRKTENVSAGESSATESGDEEVSPSTISYTATQHTPTSIKLTVNRVKRSKSKKRKKSTEKARGTPKGKKVKAFREGSRKSMRMKNSTTEASVLDENTAEGWESRIRQWTDQYEEALANQYSADIQTLLQLHRAASTTVSKAESGTATPPSTTQIHASVDAMDTINRTELACNNTVLGSQMQLQLGRVTRVQKHRKILRAAKNLEADTLIIEYRGKVMLKQQFEVNGHFFKKPYPFVLFYSKFNDVEMCVDARTFGNDARFIRRSCTPNAEVRHMIAEGMIHLCIYAVSQITKDAEVTIGFDYEFNSCNYKVDCACHKGNQNCPVQKHNLSPRESLLSTPSLPPPSPLVGAETRRRKARRRELESCHTGDSNQTLDQHQEAKELQGTSDTEERLLDELKVEEGEEGEVDENGVAISSKRNCNSLERRRRRVGGAEVKEEGVESEDGAGNPSGNTPIPHNTGVGVSTRRTTYVMEAPSIEEKTSLPNLPAPIAPPKPARPTKPRPKSRISRYRSSSSQRARRQRQALAQQAAAAAAAAAMAATPSSADQGASLDEEGSQGPYGAEHGHGESGPGGHLLEGEGQGLNCINRGNMRYPKTKKYLVTEWLNDKVPGGEKVHQEVPVERPLRITTDPTVLATTLNMLPGLSHSSLICTTPRHYVRFGSPFNPERRRPRPLQMDGTYGCYKKRWIKQVEDESCSASVEDGTESTSSQQSTSSRSTPNPLSSEINAPFKKRRSKYMPETTPVPSDHLLRPLSPITPPLPEDSLHPPFHTPCGSLLPNGLAYSPMPSLPASRCNTPLQFENISSPEASPVHRPESISPEPCLQTDFDIPRPQFPDLSLPSSLESPVAVTSDDFSLPGGPSGHDSQGTSSVGTSSLNPVSCPSSDLTSQNREQAFRTEFNLIYTCSPLNANLGNPVATERHLSQSEGGFSPAESFHSSISGQGLLGDVGPGSMSPYGEPHYGGGYPDSGTPPHTSNPPQKKKRANQHTISLLTGKPDYQAIAVRSEYKPVQNMVSLLEYRKRKQGSGRDSEPAASSSSLSGTPTRPGSHYSQDSHHPHCHQQMQPQVSPHSSFSSSVHSSSIPQIEEVSPPDHQGSSAHSRRQDNNNQWMVPTTVERLREGQGVRERVLRSIKMERIYKRSDGSTEKESDADRYEMQAVSMASPMKSPHRYSPSVYSHQSSESHRQTDSPSFLQQTSNSPFRGNYSPSSGQSFYPRLSTSHPGVSQDHPPSSYHSHTPTSTSSSDSRPSAGSLHQQSGSSNVDGGHGYSSSHLKASLLNSSGLAGTPNPGPRAHEQTKIDLGAQASRGGQQQASHSLKSGSPGQVALQAGSRLLSATGPTHYPQRGTSLSQFQHSPLQGPGVRTQSGSF, encoded by the exons ATGAGCATAGTAATCGCGCTGGGAGTCACCACACCTGAAACGTCTTACTCAGATATGGCTGCTGGATCAGA ccctgagTCAGTTGAAGCAAGCCCTGCCGTGAATGAAAAAAACTACAACAACCACAGCTGTGGGAGCGCACAGAGTCATGGGTATCGGGGACTACCATATGCT ATGCAACAGTCTTCCGTTGTGTGTTGTCAGGATCACAACTATGGCGCGCCCCCTCCCCCTACCCCACCCGCCTCCCCGCTTTCCCAAACCATCATTCCCCGCATGGATCTCAATGGCATGGTACGTGGCGCCCGCTATCACGAAACTACTGAGGACAACTCAGCCGACAGCGACAGCTCCTCAGAGGAGGACGGGGCTGTGGCCAGCTGGTGTCACTGCAGCCTGACGCCGGATGGCCTGCTCATCAAATGCGACAATTGCAG GGGACTTGACAGGAGGAAAGGAGCAAAAGGCCAAcatagaaaaacagaaaatgtctcAG CTGGAGAGAGCAGCGCCACCGAGAGTGGTGACGAAGAGGTGTCTCCTTCCACCATCTCTTACACCGCCACCCAGCATACACCCACCAGCATCAAACTCACTGTCAACCGGGTTAAAAGAAGCAAAtccaaaaagagaaagaagagcaCAGAGAAGGCTCGTGGAACACCGAAGGGCAAGAAAGTCAAG GCTTTCAGAGAGGGTTCTAGGAAGTCCATGAGGATGAAG AACTCAACAACAGAGGCGAGCGTGTTGGATGAGAACACAGCAGAGGGATGGGAGAGCAGGATCCGCCAGTGGACGGACCAGTATGAGGAGGCTCTAGCCAACCAGTACAGCGCTGACATCCAGACACTCCTCCAGCTTCACCGTGCTGCCAGCACCACCGTCTCAAAGGCAGAGAGCGGCACTGCAACGCCTCCTTCCACCACACAGATCCACGCCTCAGTCGATGCCATGGACACCATCAACCGCACTGAGTTGGCCTGTAACAACACAGTGCTGGGCTCACAGATGCAG CTCCAGTTGGGGCGGGTAACGCGGGTGCAGAAACACAGGAAGATCCTCCGAGCAGCTAAGAACTTGGAGGCAGACACACTCATCATTGAATATCGGGGAAAGGTCATGCTCAAACAACAGTTTGAAGTCAACGGGCATTTCTTCAAAAA ACCCTACCCGTTTGTGCTGTTCTACTCAAAGTTTAATGATGTAGAAATGTGTGTTGATGCGAGGACCTTTGGAAATGACGCCCGCTTCATCAGGAGGTCCTGTACACCCAATGCTGAG GTCCGACATATGATTGCTGAGGGCATGATCCATCTGTGTATCTACGCTGTTAGTCAAATCACAAAGGACGCTGAGGTCACCATTGGGTTTGACTACGAGTTCAATAGCTG TAATTACAAAGTGGACTGCGCCTGCCATAAGGGCAACCAGAACTGCCCGGTGCAGAAGCACAACCTGAGCCCCAGGGAGAGCTTACTCAGTACCCCCTCCCTGCcacccccctctcccctggtggGTGCTGAGACTCGACGGAGAAAAGCCCGCAGGAGAGAGCTGGAGAGCTGCCACACTGGTGACAGCAACCAGACCCTGGACCAGCACCAGGAGGCCAAAGAACTACAGGGGACCAGTGACacagag GAGAGACTGCTGGATGAGCTGAAggtggaagagggagaggaaggagaggtggATGAAAATGGTGTTGCCATCTCCAGTAAAAGA AATTGTAACAGCTTGGAAAGGAGGCGCAGGAGAGTTGGAGGAGcagaggtgaaggaggagggTGTTGAAAGTGAGGATGGGGCAGGAAACCCCTCTGGAAACACTCCCATACCCCACAACACTGGAGTGGGGGTCAGCACACGACGCACCACATATGTCATG GAAGCACCGTCTATTGAAGAAAAGACCTCATTACCCAACCTGCCTGCTCCAATTGCTCCCCCGAAACCTGCGCGACCTACCAAGCCTCGGCCCAAAAGTCGGATATCTCGCTACCGGTCAAGTTCATCCCAGCGTGCCCGGCGGCAGCGCCAAGCCCTCGcccagcaagcagcagcagctgctgcggCTGCAGCAATGGCAGCGACACCATCATCAGCTGATCAGGGCGCTTCTCTGGATGAAGAGGGATCTCAGGGCCCATATGGTGCTGAACATGGCCATGGAGAGAGTGGTCCAGGGGGTCATCTCCTAGAAGGAGAAGGCCAGGGTCTGAACTGCATAAATAGAGGCAACATGCGCTACCCCAAGACCAAGAAG TACCTGGTGACAGAGTGGTTGAATGACAAGGTCCCAGGAGGGGAGAAGGTCCACCAAGAGGTGCCCGTTGAGCGCCCACTGCGGATAACCACTGACCCAACGGTGCTGGCCACCACCCTCAACATGCTGCCAGGCCTCTCCCACTCATCGCTCATCTGCACCACACCCAGACACTACGTCCGCTTCGGTTCCCCCTTCAACCCTGAGAGACGCCGACCCCGTCCACTACAAATGGACGGCACTTATGGCTGCTACAAGAAG AGATGGATAAAGCAGGTGGAGGATGAGAGCTGTTCAGCCAGTGTGGAGGATGGCACAGAGTCCACCTCCTCCCAGCAAAGTACCAGTAGCAGATCCACCCCCAACCCCTTGTCCAGTG AAATCAACGCACCATTTAAGAAGCGCCGCTCCAAGTATATGCCAGAGACAACACCAGTACCCTCGGACCACCTGCTTCGCCCGCTGTCACCCATTACACCGCCGCTCCCAGAGGACTCCCTACACCCACCGTTCCACACACCCTGTGGCTCCTTGCTGCCCAACGGCTTGGCTTACTCCCCCATGCCCTCGCTGCCGGCCAGCCGCTGCAACACACCGCTGCAGTTTGAA AACATATCATCACCTGAGGCGTCTCCTGTTCACCGGCCGGAGTCCATCTCTCCTGAG CCATGTCTTCAGACAGACTTTGACATCCCTCGGCCTCAGTTCCCAGACCTGTCGCTCCCCTCTAGCTTGGAGAGTCCCGTGGCTGTGACCTCAGATGACTTTTCCCTTCCTGGAGGGCCTTCAGGCCACGATTCCCAGGGCACATCATCTGTAGGGACCAGTTCCCTAAACCCAGTGTCCTGTCCTTCCTCAGACCTAACCTCGCAGAACAGGGAGCAGGCCTTCAGGACAGAGTTCAACCTTATATACACCTGCTCGCCCCTCAACGCAAACTTGGGGAATCCCGTGGCCACCGAGCGCCACCTCTCCCAGTCAGAGGGTGGCTTTTCCCCAGCAGAGTCCTTCCACAGTTCCATAAGCGGCCAGGGACTGCTGGGAGATGTGGGCCCCGGCTCCATGTCACCCTATGGCGAGCCTCATTATGGGGGAGGCTACCCGGATAGTGGCACACCTCCTCACACCAGCAACCCACCACAAAAGAAGAAG AGGGCCAACCAGCATACCATTAGTCTGCTGACAGGGAAGCCAGATTACCAGGCTATAGCTGTAAGAAGTGAATACAAGCCAGTACAAAATATG GTGTCTCTGCTGGAGTATCGCAAGAGGAAGCAGGGCAGCGGTCGTGACTCGGAGCCAGCCGCTAGCAGCTCGTCTCTGAGTGGTACCCCCACACGGCCTGGCTCCCACTATAGCCAGGACTCCCACCATCCTCACTGCCATCAGCAGATGCAGCCCCAGGTTTCCCCACACAGCTCCTTCTCTTCCTCAGTACACTCATCCTCCATCCCACAGATAGAGGAGGTCAGTCCTCCAGACCACCAGGGCTCGTCGGCGCATTCCAGACGCCAGGACAACAACAATCAGTG GATGGTCCCCACTACTGTTGAACGTCTAAGGGAAGGCCAGGGGGTTCGGGAGCGAGTGCTAAGAAGCATCAAGATGGAGCGCATTTACAAGAGGAGTGATGGCTCTACAGAGAAGGAATCTG atGCAGATCGATATGAGATGCAAGCAGTGTCTATGGCTTCTCCCATGAAGAGTCCACACAGATACAGTCCCTCTGTTTACTCACACCAG TCATCAGAAAGCCACCGGCAGACCGACAGCCCATCGTTCCTCCAGCAAACCTCCAATTCTCCATTCCGGGGTAATTACAGTCCCTCATCAGGCCAGAGCTTCTACCCACGCCTCTCCACCTCTCATCCTGGAGTGTCCCAGGACCACCCTCCATCCTCCTACCACAGTCacacccccacctccacctcctcctcagacTCCAGGCCATCAGCGGGCTCTCTACACCAGCAGAGTGGCAGCAGTAACGTGGACGGAGGCCACGGCTACAGCAGCAGCCACTTAAAAGCAAGCCTTTTGAACAGCAGTGGCCTGGCGGGTACTCCCAACCCGGGACCGAGGGCCCACGAGCAGACTAAAATAGACTTGGGTGCCCAGGCCTCCAGAGGGGGTCAGCAGCAGGCATCTCACAGCCTGAAGTCGGGCAGCCCGGGCCAGGTGGCGCTGCAGGCCGGCTCCAGGCTGCTGTCGGCCACCGGACCGACACACTACCCACAAAGAGGGACAAGCCTCAGTCAGTTCCAGCACTCCCCTCTTCAGGGACCCGGAGTAAGGACACAGTCAGGAAGCTTTTAG